GCTCCTCGAGCGAAATCAACAAATGCCCGTTGCCGCAGCGCGAGCGCCCGAAGGATTGCCCCAAGTTCGACGAATAGGCCTGTTCGTCCCGCCACCGATTTTCCGCCCATCAAGTGTAGAATCACACCAAGCTGGCGTTCCTTGGATCACGGAGCGCAGTGACAAAAAAACAATAACGATAGCGGCGGCGTAGTACAGCCTGCCGACACCTCCGCGAAAGCGAGGTCATGGCGAATACGGACGAGTGCGATGTGCTGGTTGTCGGGCTGGGCCCGGCCGGCGCCGCGGCGGCAACGGCCGCGGCCAAGGCAGGCGCTCGCGTGCTCGCCGTCGAGCGGAGGCAAACCCCGGGGGGTGCTGCAAATTGCCCGGAGTTCATTCCCATCCCGCTCGGCCTGAATGCCCATGCCGATCATGTCGTCATCCAGAAAATCGTCGGTGCCCGCAATCACTTGAGCGACGGCAGCCGCGCCGATAACCTGTTGCCGGGCTGTGTCGTGAACCGCGATGCCTTCGATCGCGCGCTGGTCGATTTTTCCAGAGCCGCCGGCGCACAGTTGCTTTTTGACGCGACGCTGGCCGGTCTCGATGCCGACCACAGCCAGGCAACGCTGAGCCAGGGCGGATGCGTGCGTACGGTGCAATTCCGCGCGCTGGTGGCTGCCGACGGCCATGCCTCGACCGTCGCCCGCCTGCTCGGGCTGCCTGTCCTCCGGAAGATGCATACCGTTCGCTACCGCGTTTCGCTGCATGTGCCGCAGGATGCCGTCGATGTCTGGATATCCCCGCGCTATCCCGGTGGCTACGGCTGGCTGATTCCGGCGGGACGCGAAGCCGTCATCGGCACCGGCATCGAGGAAACCGTGGCAAGCGAAGCCCTGGAGGCCCTGCACGGGCAACTGGCCGGAGCAGGGCTGATCGGCAGCAATGTGCTTGGCCGGTCCGCAGGTGCCGTGCCGGTCGAGGGACTCCGCGAAAAGCTCGCCATGGGCAACATACTGTTTGCTGGCGACGCGGGAGGGATGGCACACCCGCTTACCGGGGCGGGCATCCATCCTGCAGTCGTTTCCGGCGAGGCGGCTGGACGTGCCGCCGCAGAATGGACGTCCGGTCACCTTGGCGCGCTGCCCACCTACGAGGCAAAGATGCGCGGACAGTTTGGCGACATGCTGACGCGCGCGGCGAGACGGCGCGAGCCGCTGGTATCCCCTTTGGGTTGTGAAAGCGACGCGACCCGCCTGGCGCCGGGCGGCTGGAGCGTGGTGCGTGGTGCATTTGAACAGTAACTTTTTGTACCCCAAACTGCCGACCGACCTTGGCCAATAATGGACGGCATCGGCAAGGCCGTTGTGGCGTTCCTCGCCAAATACAGGGATCTCAGCGTGGGCGGAAACCTGGTGGCTTCCTTTGGCCGGGATCTCGAAGCAGTGGGGAAGGTGCTGGCTGACCGCATCCAGCGGGAAGAGGAGACCCTCTACCCGCAGTACGCGCCAGCCTATTGAGCAGTCAGGCAGTCGTCCGCGAAGGCCCCACGCCGATCGGCGGCGGGGCCAGGTTGACGATGCGCGAGAAAAGCGAACGGAACTCGTGGTCCGGCTCGGCGCCGAAGCGCGGGTCGCCGTTTTCGCCGAAGGCCTGCGCGATTTCGATCCAGTCTTCCGGCTTGAGGTGTTGCTTGGCCAGCGGGATCAGGACGTTCTCCTCGAGCGCCATGTGGATGGCAATCTCGTCGGCGAAAGTTTCCGCCGCAGCCATGAAGGCTTCGCGGCCGCCCGGCGCGCCGGCCTCGTAGCGACCCAGCGCCATCTCCAGCGCCTTGACATGCTCGACGCCGGAACGGTGCTGCTCCTCCAGTTCTAGGATGGCCTTGTCGGCGTCGCGGGTGCGCATTTTCAGGCGGCGAAACAGGTAGGCCTCCTCCTTCGGGTGGTGCAGCTTCTGCGGGAAGGTGTCGATGTAGTAGAGCATTGCCCACAGCAGCCTGCTGTCGGGCTCGATGCCTTTCTCGCGCATCTCGCGCACGAGAAAACGCAGGCCGTGCGTGACGGCGGCCATCGAGCGGTGCTCGTCGAGGATGATGGTGAGGGCGGTGTTCAGCATGGTTCCCTATCCTACCGATACACCAGCACGGGCACCTTGGAGTGGGTCAGCACCTTCTGCGTTTCCGAACCAAGCAGCAGGCCGGACAGGCCGCGCCGTCCGTGCGAGGCCATGAAGATGAGATCGCAGCCGTTGGCCGCGGCTGCCTCGATGATCGCCTCGTAGGGGACGTCGCTGGTGGCCGAGGTGCTGGCGCAGGTCACGCCGGCGCCAGCGGCCATGCCCTGGGCTGCCGCGAGGATTTCCTGGGACTGCTTTTCCGCCATCTCGGCGAATTTTTCCGGCGTCGTCGGATCGATCAGCGCGCCTTCGCCGTAGAAGGCCACGGGATAGTCGGGCTTGGCGTAGAAGAAGGTGATCTTCGCCCCGGTTTCACGGGCGAAATCCACGGCTTTCTTGACAGTATCGCCGGACAGCACCGAGCCGTCGGTGGGAACGAGAATGTGCTTGAACATGCTGCCCTCCTGATCGTTTGAATGATTATATATAGAAAGCGCAACCCAATAGCGATTGACGCAGATCAAGCATGATAACGCCTCTACCGGACCAAAATGAAACATGCGCATCACATTTCATGGTGCTGCCGGAGAGGTGACCGGCTCCTGCTACCTGGTTGAAACCGGGGATGTGCGTTTTCTTGTCGATTGCGGCATGTTCCAGGGCGGCCGTGATGCCTGGCGGAAGAACCTTCGCGCGTTGGCCTTCGACCTGCGCAACCTCGATTTCATCCTCCTCACGCATGCCCATCTGGATCATTCCGGCCTGTTGCCGCGCGCCGCCGCGCTGGGTTTCCGCGGGCCGGTGCATGCGACGGCAGCAACGACGGATCTCCTCGGTGTGATGCTGCTCGATTCGGCCCACATTCAGGAGAAGGAAGCCGAGTGGGAGGCCAAGCGCGCCCATGCCGGACGCAGCCGGGGCCAGGCGGGGGCGCTGCTCTACACGGTGGCGCAGGCGCAGGCCTGCCTGCGGCAGTTGCGCCGGGCGGAATACGACCGGCCTTTCCAGCCGCATCCTGCAGTCCGCGTTTGCCTGCGCGATGCCGGCCACATCCTCGGTTCCGCCATTGCCGAAATCTGGGTCGAGGAGGCGGGGCGCACGCACAAGCTGGTGTTTTCCGGCGACCTGGGCATGCCGGCGCGTCCGGTCCTGCGCGATCCGCAGCCGATCGAGGCGGCGGATGTGCTCTTCGTCGAGGCCACCTACGGCAACCGCCTGCACAAGTCGCTCGATGCGACCGAAGACGAACTGGTCGAGGCGATCGAGGATACCCTGCACCGCAAGCACGGCAACGTCGTCATGCCGGCCTTTTCCGTCGGCCGTACGCAGGAGGTGTTGTTCGTGCTCGCCGATCTGGTGCGGCGCGGGCGCCTCAGGCGCCTGCAGGTCTATGTCGATTCGCCGATGTCGATGGCCGCCACCGAGATCACCCTGCGCCATGCCGAACTGCTCGACGAACACACCCGGGAACTGATCGAATGGCAGCGTGCGCATCCCGAGGCCCTGTCGGTGCGTTTCGTGCAGGACGTCGAGGAGTCGATCGCGCTCAACCAGATCCGCAGTGGTGCAGTCATCATTTCCGCAAGCGGCATGTGCGACGCTGGCCGCATCAAGTACCACCTGCTCAACAATCTTGGCCGGCGCGAGGCCTCGGTGATCATCACCGGCTTCCAGGCGGCGGGCACGCTGGGCCGGCGCCTGGTGGAGGGTGCCCGCAGCGCCACCATCTTCGGACAACACGTTCCCGTGCGCGCCGACATCTACACCATCGGCGGTTTGTCCGCGCATGCCGACCAGGACGGGCTCCTTGGCTGGCTGGGACATTTCCGTCGCCTGCCGCAGCGGACTTTCGTGGTGCACGGCGAGGCGGAAGCCGCCGAGGCCTTCGCCGGGGCGGTCCGGCATCGACTGAAGTGGAATAATGTCAGCGTGCCGCAATACGGCAGCATTGAAGAGTTATAAGGGAAACCGTCATGTCCAGGCAAAAGGAAAACCACAAGGCTCCGGTCGTCGCGAACCCCGCCGCGACCTGGAAGGCGGTGCACGATGTCACCGAGGCCGGCATCGACCCGCTGGGCATCGCCGCCCCGATCAGCCATGCCCAGATGGCCTGGATGATGCACCCGCTGGAGCTGGCCGAACTGGGGGCCAGATTCTCCGGCGACCTGATGGCGTTCACCTGGCACGCCTGGAACCGCGCCCTCGGCCTGCCGAGCGAGGACCCGATCAAGCCGCACGCCGACGACACCCGCTTTGCCGACCCGGTATGGAAGGATTCCGCCACCTGGGACATCGTCAAGGAGTGGTACCTCCTGCTGACCCACAACGTGCAGGACGCCCTCTACGACACGCCGGCGCTGTCCGGCAAGGAGCGCCGGCGCGCCGCCTTCTGGTGGCGGAAGTGGCTCAACGCCATGGCGCCGACCAACTTCCTGCTGACCAATCCGGTGGCCATGGCCAAGGCCGCAGAGACCAACGGGGAGAGCCTGGTGCGCGGCATGCACAACTTCCTCGAGGACCTGCGCGCCGGCAACGTGCGCATGACGCGCCCCGAGGATTTCATCGTCGGCAAGAACCTGGCGACGACGCCCGGTGCGGTGGTGTTCCGCAACCGGCTGCTGGAAGTGATCCATTACGCGCCGACGACGGAGCAGGTGCACGCCACGCCGATCGTCATCGTCACGCCGTGGATCAACAAGTTCTACATCCTCGACCTGAATCCGAAGAAGAGCCTGGTGAAATACCTGCTCGACCAGGGCTTTTCGGTGTTCATCACCAGTTGGAAGAACCCGACGCCCGAGATGCGCGACGTCACCTTCGAAGACTACATCGTCGAGGGCGTCAACGAGGCCATCGAGGCGGCGCGCGGCTTCACGGGCGCGCCGCGGGTGCATGCCGTCGGCTACTGCATCGGCGGCACGGCGCTGTCGACCTGGATGGCCTGGGCCAACCGCAAGTACGGGGATGCCGACAAGGTGCCGGTGGCGCACTGGACGCTACTCACCACCCTGGTCGACTTCAGCCGGCCGGGCGACATCGAGGTCTTCATCGACGAAGGCAGCGTGCGCTGGCTGACCCAGGCCATGCAGGGCAAGGGTTTTCTCGACGGCAAGGAAATGGCCGCCGCCTTCCGCCTGCTCCGCTCGAACAGCCTGATCTGGCAGTACGTGGTGCATGGCTATCTCTACGGCGAGGCGCCGCCGCCCTTCGACGTGCTCTACTGGAACATGGACACCACGCGCATGCCGTTCGCCATGCACGAGTGGTACCTGCGCGAACTCTATCTGCGCAACAACCTTATCCGCGGCGACGCACTGACGCTCGGCGGCCAGCCGATCGATCTTGGCCGCATCCGCCAGCCGCTGTATGCCGTCTCCGCCGAGGACGACCACATCGCTCCCTGGCAGCAGTGCTTCCGCATCTGCAATCACGTGCCGG
The window above is part of the Denitratisoma sp. genome. Proteins encoded here:
- a CDS encoding MBL fold metallo-hydrolase, which gives rise to MRITFHGAAGEVTGSCYLVETGDVRFLVDCGMFQGGRDAWRKNLRALAFDLRNLDFILLTHAHLDHSGLLPRAAALGFRGPVHATAATTDLLGVMLLDSAHIQEKEAEWEAKRAHAGRSRGQAGALLYTVAQAQACLRQLRRAEYDRPFQPHPAVRVCLRDAGHILGSAIAEIWVEEAGRTHKLVFSGDLGMPARPVLRDPQPIEAADVLFVEATYGNRLHKSLDATEDELVEAIEDTLHRKHGNVVMPAFSVGRTQEVLFVLADLVRRGRLRRLQVYVDSPMSMAATEITLRHAELLDEHTRELIEWQRAHPEALSVRFVQDVEESIALNQIRSGAVIISASGMCDAGRIKYHLLNNLGRREASVIITGFQAAGTLGRRLVEGARSATIFGQHVPVRADIYTIGGLSAHADQDGLLGWLGHFRRLPQRTFVVHGEAEAAEAFAGAVRHRLKWNNVSVPQYGSIEEL
- a CDS encoding universal stress protein — protein: MFKHILVPTDGSVLSGDTVKKAVDFARETGAKITFFYAKPDYPVAFYGEGALIDPTTPEKFAEMAEKQSQEILAAAQGMAAGAGVTCASTSATSDVPYEAIIEAAAANGCDLIFMASHGRRGLSGLLLGSETQKVLTHSKVPVLVYR
- a CDS encoding NAD(P)/FAD-dependent oxidoreductase; the encoded protein is MANTDECDVLVVGLGPAGAAAATAAAKAGARVLAVERRQTPGGAANCPEFIPIPLGLNAHADHVVIQKIVGARNHLSDGSRADNLLPGCVVNRDAFDRALVDFSRAAGAQLLFDATLAGLDADHSQATLSQGGCVRTVQFRALVAADGHASTVARLLGLPVLRKMHTVRYRVSLHVPQDAVDVWISPRYPGGYGWLIPAGREAVIGTGIEETVASEALEALHGQLAGAGLIGSNVLGRSAGAVPVEGLREKLAMGNILFAGDAGGMAHPLTGAGIHPAVVSGEAAGRAAAEWTSGHLGALPTYEAKMRGQFGDMLTRAARRREPLVSPLGCESDATRLAPGGWSVVRGAFEQ
- a CDS encoding hemerythrin domain-containing protein, encoding MLNTALTIILDEHRSMAAVTHGLRFLVREMREKGIEPDSRLLWAMLYYIDTFPQKLHHPKEEAYLFRRLKMRTRDADKAILELEEQHRSGVEHVKALEMALGRYEAGAPGGREAFMAAAETFADEIAIHMALEENVLIPLAKQHLKPEDWIEIAQAFGENGDPRFGAEPDHEFRSLFSRIVNLAPPPIGVGPSRTTA
- a CDS encoding alpha/beta fold hydrolase; this translates as MSRQKENHKAPVVANPAATWKAVHDVTEAGIDPLGIAAPISHAQMAWMMHPLELAELGARFSGDLMAFTWHAWNRALGLPSEDPIKPHADDTRFADPVWKDSATWDIVKEWYLLLTHNVQDALYDTPALSGKERRRAAFWWRKWLNAMAPTNFLLTNPVAMAKAAETNGESLVRGMHNFLEDLRAGNVRMTRPEDFIVGKNLATTPGAVVFRNRLLEVIHYAPTTEQVHATPIVIVTPWINKFYILDLNPKKSLVKYLLDQGFSVFITSWKNPTPEMRDVTFEDYIVEGVNEAIEAARGFTGAPRVHAVGYCIGGTALSTWMAWANRKYGDADKVPVAHWTLLTTLVDFSRPGDIEVFIDEGSVRWLTQAMQGKGFLDGKEMAAAFRLLRSNSLIWQYVVHGYLYGEAPPPFDVLYWNMDTTRMPFAMHEWYLRELYLRNNLIRGDALTLGGQPIDLGRIRQPLYAVSAEDDHIAPWQQCFRICNHVPAEKRFVLSSSGHILGIVNPPVTPPKRSFHAGVAHRRDRFQQWQERAEEHAGTWWEDWMAWLKPQAGELVDAHPAATKRYPKLADAPGTYVLET